The Vulpes vulpes isolate BD-2025 chromosome 1, VulVul3, whole genome shotgun sequence genome contains the following window.
AAATGCCAGCAACAGCACTTCctcctcaggtcaccagggtacAGGGAGAGCACTTAGGACACGGGCACATGGTAGGCGTTCAGTAAAGGTGTGTAGAATGCctaacaaaaaaaccccacaagcaCTGACTGAAGCCCTCTGGAGGGAGCAGGCTCATGGCACAGAATCTAGAAGACCAGAGAGATGCCAACAAATCATCACAGAAAGTACCACGGTGGTGGTAAACGCTGTGAGGGGAATAACCTAGTACACAGTTTATCCCTTTATCACTTGTGGGCTAAAGCCAAACAGGAAAGAACAACAGGTGGTTTGATGTTGCAAATACGAACATTTGATACCAAGTAGAAATGTGAACTTCTCgaacaggaaacaaaaatctcctttaccttctttaaaaaaaaaaaatacaagatttacttatgttttatttttttaatctttaagttttttttgttttttttttaatttattagagacacagagaaagaggcagagacacaggcagagggagaagcaggctccatgcagggagcctgacgtgggacttgatcctggggctccaggatcatgccctgggctgaaggtggtgctaaaccctgagccaccggggctgcccttatgttttagagagagaaaaagagccagGGGGCGAGAGAGGggaaatccaagcagactccaggctgagcgcAGAGCACGACATGGGGCTcgacagggctcgatcccattaCCCCGAGGTCACGACCCAGGCCCAAACCAAGAGctggccacccaggcgcccctcctctaCCTTTCTCATGCAAACCACTAGCCCCTGCTGGCCCCAGGGCTGCCTCAAGCCTCAGGGActtgcccagcccctggcagcagGCTCCTGGTGCAGGGGCCGTGTGGTAAAGACAGGAGGGGCTAGGAGGGTCGTGCGGAGGGTgccagggctggggcccaggagcAGCGGGGCAGGCCTCACCTTCCTGGGGTCCGTTCTGTGCGGTGTATGCAGAATGGGCCTGACCTGGTTAGGAGCAGTCAGGGATGGTCCCGCTGGGCGTCGGAGGCCTGAGTCAGGGAGGTGGCAGCTTGTACCTGGGCATAGCAGAGGTGGTAAAGCCAAAGAGGGAAGAGTGGCCTGCAAGGTGGAGTTGGTGATGAAAGGTGAGACCAGCAGGGTGCAATCCATCGGGCCACTaggatgctggggtggggggggaagagATGGGTGCAGGCCGGGTAGGAAGGCGTCTGGTTGGCCTTCGAGCGGTGAAGGCCATGCCTGTAAGGCAGGGCCGCGCTGGAAGAGCCCGGCTCAGGCGCTGCCACCCCTCCACAGCAAGCAGCCCCGAGACATTCCCTGGAAGTCTGTCGGGAACCCCTTTGTGGTGGAGTCCACAGGCGTGTACCTGTCCTTAGAGGAAGCTTCAGTAAGTGGGGGACAGGTGCCCAGACACCtgtgggggggtagggggtgtgGAGGCGGCCCTCGAAGCACCCCCTGCCACCTGTGCTCCTCCTCTAGGGCCACATCGAGGCAGGCGCCTTGCGTGTGGTCATCTCCGCACCCTCACCGGATGCACCCATGTTTGTCATGGGGGTAAACGAGAAGAGCTATGATCCTGCCTCCATGAAAGTCGTCAGGTAATGGGCAGCACCCTTCTTAAGGGTGTGAGTGGCACCCAGAGGACATGCCAGCCTCCCCCTCTTCACCCCCGCTCCCAGTAGACCCCTGGTGCTGCTTCACATCTCCTTTCCCAAAGCCTTGACGCCGTCATGTCACCGTTTCCCTAAAACTCCCGGTTAGGACAGCAGGACTCCCGGGGAACATGCTTGGGGCGCGTCCCCAGCTGTACCTCCAGCACCTCCCCTCAGCCTGAAGGGCACCCCAGTGATCCCCCAGTgatccccctcctccccatcctgacGTCCGCAAGACCAGGCCTGTGTGCATAACCCGAGAGAGGCGAGGGTGCAGGGCTGGCTCTGCGACTCACCTCACACTGCCCTTGCACACCTGGCCCGTTTCAGCAATGCatcctgcaccaccaactgccTGGCGCCCCTTGCCAAGGTCATCCATGAGCGATTTGGGATCTTGGAAGGGCTGATGGTGAGCTGGGAGACAGAGGCTGCCAGGAGGGGTGGCAGGGAAACTCCACCTCTTCCCAGGATTGGCTTAGCGTGGGGGGTTAAGAGGGAGAGAGCCGGTTTCAGGGGGAGGAGCCAAGTGGTGAAGTCTCTTAAAACACTGTGCGACCTTCAGACAGGCCGGCCCCTGGCCTGTACCCGACCCTCCCGGGGTCTGTGGACTTCCCCACCCAGGTCACCACCTCAGGCCTGGGAGCTTAGGAGAAGGGCTCAGCTCGGCCTTCTTCTTCCCCAAGACCACAGTTCATTCCTAtactgccacccagaagactgTGGACGGGCCATCAAAGAAGGCCTGGCGAGATGGCCGGGGCGCCCACCAGAACATCATCCCAGCCTCCACGGGGGCTGCCAAGGCCGTTGGCAAAGTCATCCCAGACCTCAAAGGGTATGAAGGCAGAAAGCTGCAACCAGGGTTGGGAATACGCCCCCAGGAGGACTGGACTGGCCCCCAATCCTTGAGGGGAAAGTAGAGACTAGGTGGGATGGATGGAGAAGTCCTGGGTTCCGACTCCCACCCCTAATGTGGGATTTTCCAGGAAGCTGACAGGAATGGCGTTCCGGGTGCCAACCCCAGACGTATCTGTTGTGGACCTGACCTGCCGCCTGGCCCAGCCCACCCCGTACGAGGCCATCAAAGAGGCCATCAAAGCGGCAGCCAAGGGGCCCCTCGCTGGCATCCTTGCCTACACCGAGGATGAGGTAGGGCTGAGGGGGGGGGACCATGGGAAGAGCCCTCTGGGGAGGAAAGGTGATTTTCCTGTTGCCGAAGAGCCGCTCACGTCGTATCAAGAtaggggctgcagggctggggaggtCTGGAGGGCTGCTCTTCCcgcctcagggtctttgcacttgctgctcctTTGGTCTGAACAGCTTTTCTTCCCGGTGGCCAAGCAGTCGGGCCTCAGCTGCTCCAAGCCTCGATTTCAGCTTCTGTCCTCAGTGAGATAttctccttctgaccctcttACTTGAAGTTCCCTTTCACGGTCAGCGTTGGCGCCGCTAGCATGTGCACCACAGGAAAGCAGGGACTTGGGGGCTCCGTGGCTCCAGCCATCTCCCCGGGGCCTGGCACTTCAGCTGCCCAGTGCGTGCCTCAGGAACAAGACAGTGGCTCCCACTTTTCAACAATCGGTCAGGGTAGGCCAGGCCAGGCGCCTTCCCTGTAAGGAACGGCTGTCACCATGCATTTGCTCCCGGTCGCGCCATCTCTGCGCTTCCACCTTTGGTGCTGTCTCGGCTTTAGCTCCTACAGGTCCACTCTCAGCAGACTCTCTTGTTTTAAGGAAATCAGATCACAGCCCCTCCCATTGCTGGAAACCTTCCTCTGTGGCCCGACACCACACTAGGGCCAACCCCCGGGTTGGGTGGGGGGCCTGTGCTGTAGCTCCTTCCACCTCGGGCACTAGACCTCCAGACCCAGCCTCCGAGGGCGCCTCTGTGCTGGCCGGGACGTGACTGCTGCAGCCTCAGGGTGTTTGTGCTCTTCGCCCGTTGGCCGCAGGCCAAGCCCCCGCGTGCCTTCCTCCGCGGCCCCCAGAACCTGGACACAGCAGGGCTCCCGGACACTGTAGGCGAAGCGGTGGCCAGGTGCCTAAGAGCCGGAGCCTGGGCTCCTGGAGGTCCTTGCTCCGCGCCCACACTCATCTTTGAAATTCGGACGCCCAGGTCGTGTCCACGGACTTTGTGGGCAACACCCACTCGTCCATCTTCGACGCTAACGCCGGCATCGCGCTCAACAACAGCTTCGTGAAGCTCATTTCCTGGTGAGGTGGTTGGGgtccgcggggggggggggtgcggacCAGGAGCGGTCGGGAGGGGGGCCCTGACCCGCCGCCCCGCTCCCAGGTACGACAACGAGTTCGGCTACAGTCACCGGGTGGTGGACCTCCTCGGCTACATGTTCAACCGTGACCAGTGACGCAGGACGGCCCCCGTCCGCTCccctgggctcccgggccggAACCCGTGCCCCCCGTTCCCGCCCTCGCCTCCCCCGGGGCGGGAGGGCGCCCCGCTGTGAAATAAAAACGCAGAGTGCTCCCAGCCGCGCCCGTGTCGCTGCGCCGGTCCCACTGGGGACACGGGCGCCCGcacggccccgccccggccccgccccggccccgccccggccccgccccggccccgccccggccccgccccggccccgccccggccccgcccccagcctggcTCCGCGCCGGCGCACTGGGGCCGCGCAGactcggggggcggggcggccgcgggccgTGACGTCAGCGCGCCGGCGCCGGCCGGGCCCCCGCTCCCAGAAGGCCGCGCGGGTCGCGGCGGAGGCAGCGGGCGCCAGGCCCGGCTCGGGCGCCAGGCGGCGGAGGCGGAGACGCGCGCTCCGGCGGGCCGGGCGGCCGGCGCCATGACCCTGTTCCACTTCGGGAACTGCTTCGCCCTGGCCTACTTCCCGTACTTCATCACCTACAAGTGCAGCGGCCTGTGAGTgcggggcggccgcgggcgggAGGGCGCGGGCCCGGGCTCGGCTCACCGCCCGCTCCTGCAGGTCGGAGTACAACGCCTTCTGGAAGTGCGTGCAGGCCGGCGTCACCTACCTCTTCGTGCAGCTGTGCAAGGTgaggcccccgcgccccgggaaCTCCCCCTGGGAGACGTGCTCCGGGAGGGGGACCGGGAGGGTCCCCGAGGTCTCCGGGCCACCCCTCGTAGCTCTGTAGTGAAGTCGAGGGAACTCCGCCGGGCGGCGCAGCGTCGTGGACTCGTGGGAGGCGCGAACCCGGTGCTGCCTCCACCGTTGGGGTGCCTAGCCCCCACCTCCGTGCCTGACCCCGACCCTGTACTCTCGCCCCCCGCTTCTGGCCGTCCCGCTCCACAAGGGCCCCCCGAGCCCCACCCTCCGCCTCCACGCCCGCTTCCTACTCATTCCCCTTGGGTGATCCCCGTCCCCCTGCAGCGACCTCTGTTTTCTGTTCTCAGATGCTGTTCCTGGCCACTTTCTTTCCCACCTGGGAAGGCGGCATCTATGACTTCATCGGGGTGAGTGGGGCAAGGGGCGGGGCGGTGGCGGGGGTGCAGGAGCGGGGCCCCCTGGCCCCCGTGCTCACTCGCGCGTCAACCCGACCCACAGGAGTTCATGAAGGCCAGCGTGGATGTGGCGGACCTGATCGGCCTCAACCTTGTCATGTCCCGGAACGCAGGCAAGGGGGAGTACAAGATCATGGTtgctgccctgggctgggccaccgCCGAGCTAATTATGTCCCGGTGTGTGCAGCAGCCTGGCGCCCAGATCCCCgagaaagggcacctgggttcTAGGGAggtgctggagggcaggggcccAGATTCTGGGTGCTGAGCGTGTTTGGGTGCTGGAGAATCCCTCCCTTTGCCTTCCTCAG
Protein-coding sequences here:
- the GAPDHS gene encoding glyceraldehyde-3-phosphate dehydrogenase, testis-specific isoform X2, whose translation is MSKRDIVLTNVTVVQLLRQPCPVTRAPPPPEPKVEAEPEPEPEPKPEPVKEEPPPPPQPKKAPVGRKLTVGINGFGRIGRLVLRACIQKGVKVVAVNDPFIDPEYMVYMFKYDSTHGRYKGSVEHRNGKLVVDNQEISVFQCKQPRDIPWKSVGNPFVVESTGVYLSLEEASGHIEAGALRVVISAPSPDAPMFVMGVNEKSYDPASMKVVSNASCTTNCLAPLAKVIHERFGILEGLMTTVHSYTATQKTVDGPSKKAWRDGRGAHQNIIPASTGAAKAVGKVIPDLKGKLTGMAFRVPTPDVSVVDLTCRLAQPTPYEAIKEAIKAAAKGPLAGILAYTEDEVVSTDFVGNTHSSIFDANAGIALNNSFVKLISWYDNEFGYSHRVVDLLGYMFNRDQ
- the GAPDHS gene encoding glyceraldehyde-3-phosphate dehydrogenase, testis-specific isoform X3, producing the protein MSPLSSCCDSRALVYMFKYDSTHGRYKGSVEHRNGKLVVDNQEISVFQCKQPRDIPWKSVGNPFVVESTGVYLSLEEASGHIEAGALRVVISAPSPDAPMFVMGVNEKSYDPASMKVVSNASCTTNCLAPLAKVIHERFGILEGLMTTVHSYTATQKTVDGPSKKAWRDGRGAHQNIIPASTGAAKAVGKVIPDLKGKLTGMAFRVPTPDVSVVDLTCRLAQPTPYEAIKEAIKAAAKGPLAGILAYTEDEVGLRGGDHGKSPLGRKGDFPVAEEPLTSYQDRGCRAGEVWRAALPASGSLHLLLLWSEQLFFPVAKQSGLSCSKPRFQLLSSVRYSPSDPLT
- the GAPDHS gene encoding glyceraldehyde-3-phosphate dehydrogenase, testis-specific isoform X1, coding for MSKRDIVLTNVTVVQLLRQPCPVTRAPPPPEPKVEAEPEPEPEPKPEPVKEEPPPPPQPKKAPVGRKLTVGINGFGRIGRLVLRACIQKGVKVVAVNDPFIDPEYMVYMFKYDSTHGRYKGSVEHRNGKLVVDNQEISVFQCKQPRDIPWKSVGNPFVVESTGVYLSLEEASGHIEAGALRVVISAPSPDAPMFVMGVNEKSYDPASMKVVSNASCTTNCLAPLAKVIHERFGILEGLMTTVHSYTATQKTVDGPSKKAWRDGRGAHQNIIPASTGAAKAVGKVIPDLKGKLTGMAFRVPTPDVSVVDLTCRLAQPTPYEAIKEAIKAAAKGPLAGILAYTEDEVGLRGGDHGKSPLGRKGDFPVAEEPLTSYQDRGCRAGEVWRAALPASGSLHLLLLWSEQLFFPVAKQSGLSCSKPRFQLLSSVRYSPSDPLT
- the TMEM147 gene encoding BOS complex subunit TMEM147; this encodes MTLFHFGNCFALAYFPYFITYKCSGLSEYNAFWKCVQAGVTYLFVQLCKMLFLATFFPTWEGGIYDFIGEFMKASVDVADLIGLNLVMSRNAGKGEYKIMVAALGWATAELIMSRCIPLWVGARGIEFDWKYIQMSIDSNISLVHYIVASAQVWMITRYDLYHTFRPAVLLLMFLSVYKAFVMETFVHLCSLGSWTALLARAVVTGLLALSTLALYVAVVNVHS